From Triticum urartu cultivar G1812 chromosome 2, Tu2.1, whole genome shotgun sequence, a single genomic window includes:
- the LOC125540369 gene encoding glutathione S-transferase 3-like, which translates to MEKDMDSQVTCVDFWCNEFGMRVRIALRELGVPFEYIEEDLRVRERSELVRRMNPVHRSIPILIHHGRPVCGSVNIVEYIDEVWGEETRLLPGDPADRADSRFWADFIDHKVFSTQTKFFTSKGEEKEAAKEELVEHLKRLEEVLGDKCFFSGDEFGFLDVVFIPFSSMFYGYEQHGGIDLEAECPKLTRWEKRCRERESVSEVLPDGKVQYELHKKFYGIE; encoded by the exons ATGGAGAAAGACATGGACAGCCAGGTGACCTGCGTCGACTTCTGGTGCAACGAGTTCGGCATGCGGGTGCGGATCGCGCTGCGTGAGCTAGGCGTGCCGTTCGAGTACATCGAGGAGGACCTCCGCGTCCGCGAGAGGAGCGAACTGGTGCGGCGCATGAACCCCGTCCACCGCTCGATCCCCATCCTCATCCACCATGGCCGTCCGGTCTGCGGCTCCGTCAACATCGTCGAGTACATCGACGAGGTATGGGGCGAGGAAACCCGTTTGCTCCCCGGCGACCCGGCCGACAGGGCCGACTCCAGGTTCTGGGCTGACTTCATTGACCACAAG GTGTTCAGCACCCAGACGAAGTTTTTCACGAGCAAGGGTGAGGAGAAAGAGGCGGCCAAGGAAGAGTTGGTCGAGCATCTTAAACGTCTAGAGGAGGTGCTCGGGGACAAATGCTTCTTTTCTGGCGATGAATTCGGGTTCTTGGATGTCGTCTTCATCCCATTTTCAAGCATGTTTTACGGGTATGAGCAGCATGGAGGGATTGACTTAGAGGCGGAATGCCCCAAGCTCACGCGATGGGAGAAGAGGTGCAGGGAAAGGGAGAGTGTAAGCGAGGTTCTTCCCGATGGAAAGGTCCAGTACGAATTACACAAGAAGTTTTACGGCATTGAGTGA
- the LOC125540371 gene encoding probable glutathione S-transferase: MADVVLLDFWASPFGQRCRIALAEKGVAYEYSEQNLEQKSELLLRSNPVHKKIPVLLHGGRPVCESLVILTYIDEAWPEVAPLLPRDPYARAQARFWADYIDNKIVDCQTRLLTMKGEALEQAKKDMIGALKTLEADLGDKDYFGGEAFGFVDVAFVTLTPWFYTYEKYGDFSVEEHCPRIVAWAARCRERESVAKALTDPEKVYEIVQEEYGAN; encoded by the exons ATGGCCGATGTGGTGCTTCTGGACTTCTGGGCGAGCCCATTCGGGCAGCGGTGCCGGATCGCGCTGGCAGAGAAGGGCGTTGCCTATGAGTACAGTGAGCAGAACCTTGAGCAGAAGAGCGAGCTGCTTCTGAGATCCAACCCCGTCCACAAGAAGATCCCCGTCCTGCTCCATGGCGGCAGGCCTGTCTGCGAATCTCTCGTCATCCTCACCTACATCGACGAGGCGTGGCCGGAGGTGGCGCCGCTCCTCCCACGGGACCCCTACGCCCGCGCGCAGGCCCGGTTCTGGGctgactacatcgacaacaag ATCGTTGACTGTCAGACCCGCCTGTTAACGATGAAGGGGGAGGCCTTGGAGCAGGCCAAGAAAGACATGATCGGGGCTCTCAAGACCCTGGAGGCCGACCTCGGTGATAAGGACTACTTCGGTGGCGAGGCGTTTGGCTTCGTGGATGTCGCGTTCGTGACCTTGACCCCCTGGTTTTACACCTACGAGAAGTACGGTGACTTCAGCGTCGAGGAACACTGCCCAAGGATCGTGGCCTGGGCCGCCCGGTGCAGGGAGCGTGAGAGCGTGGCCAAGGCACTTACTGATCCTGAGAAGGTGTATGAGATCGTCCAGGAGGAGTATGGTGCCAACTAA